In Populus trichocarpa isolate Nisqually-1 chromosome 16, P.trichocarpa_v4.1, whole genome shotgun sequence, a genomic segment contains:
- the LOC7488720 gene encoding protein DETOXIFICATION 44, chloroplastic isoform X1 yields MEAINKLLASSLSSSRFLLSFPTKIQNTQTERERKKKKSNKMATVALSLKLLSIHNFHTNPSFISQKRNENLSAPLKTTVPRSSPPQNNSATTNTNTTTTKTTKTTSLDNNTPNEPKLKPTSVDSKPSSTSTSSLTDSVAILFTRLRDGVKIDEVGVEILSIALPAALALAADPIASLVDTAYVGHIGSVELAAVGVSISIFNLVSKLFNVPLLNITTSFVAEEQALISKSNDDSVKDQEGKRVLPSVSTSLALAAAVGVAETVALSVGSGFLMNIMGIPVDSPMRVPAEQFLTLRAFGAPPIVIALAAQGTFRGFMDTKTPLYAIGAGNLLNAILDAIFIVVFGFGVGGAAVATVISEYLIAFILLWELNDKVQLISPNIDAREVVRYLNSGGLLIGRTIAVLLTMTLATSMAAREGPIQMAGHQICMQVWLAVSLLNDALAIAGQALLASGYSQGNYEQARLVIYRVLQIGLVTGIALGVILSLGFGAFSSLFSTDPEVLGVVWSGIWFVAGSQPMNALAFVLDGLYYGVSDFGFAAYSMVLVSLISSVFVLVAAPVFGLTGVWAGLFLFMTLRVVAGVWRLGTKRGPWEMVWVNSQQESE; encoded by the exons ATGGAAGCCATAAACAAACTTCTGGCTTCCAGCCTCTCTTCTTCTAGATTTTTACTTTCCTTTCCAACCAAAATTCAAAACAcgcaaacagagagagagagaaaaaaaaaaaaatcaaacaaaatggcCACAGTAGCTCTCTCACTCAAGCTTCTAAGCATACACAATTTCCACACAAATCCTTCCtttatttctcaaaaaagaaacgaaaatttaTCCGCTCCTTTAAAAACCACCGTCCCTAGATCATCACCTCCTCAAAACAACAGCGCAaccaccaacaccaacaccaccaccacgaAGACGACGAAAACGACGTCGCTTGATAACAATACCCCTAACGAACCGAAACTAAAACCGACTTCCGTTGACAGCAAACCTTCTTCAACTTCCACGTCATCTCTAACCGATTCGGTTGCTATTCTGTTTACTCGTCTCAG AGATGGAGTTAAAATTGACGAGGTTGGAGTGGAGATTTTATCAATTGCATTGCCGGCTGCTTTGGCCCTTGCTGCTGATCCTATTGCCTCACTTGTTGATACTGCTTATGTTGGTCATATCG GATCGGTTGAATTGGCAGCGGTTGGAGTGTCAATTTCGATATTTAATTTGGTTTCCAAGTTGTTTAATGTTCCTTTGCTTAATATTACTACTTCCTTTGTCGCCGAAGAGCAAGCATTGATTAGCAAAAGTAACGATG aTTCGGTGAAGGATCAGGAAGGGAAGCGAGTTCTTCCTTCAGTTTCGACTTCTTTAGCgcttgctgctgctgttggtGTTGCAGAAACGGTGGCTCTCTCAGTTGGCTCGGGATTCTTGATGAATATCATGGGTATACCTGTT GATTCACCAATGCGAGTGCCAGCTGAGCAGTTTCTTACCTTGAGGGCCTTTGGTGCTCCACCCATTGTAATTGCACTTGCAGCACAAGGCACATTTCGAGGATTTATGGATACAAAGACACCCTTATATGCCATTG GTGCCGGCAACTTACTGAATGCAATATTGGATGCAATATTCATTGTTGTATTTGGTTTCGGTGTTGGTGGTGCTGCAGTTGCTACAGTGATTTCTGA ATATCTCATCGCTTTCATCCTTCTCTGGGAGTTGAATGACAAGGTGCAGCTAATCTCTCCAAACATTGATGCAAGGGAAGTTGTCCGCTATCTGAATTCTG GTGGTCTTCTTATTGGCAGGACCATTGCAGTGCTGTTAACAATGACATTAGCAACATCCATGGCAGCTAGGGAAGGCCCCATACAAATGGCAGGTCATCAAATTTGCATGCAAGTCTGGTTAGCTGTATCTTTGCTTAATGATGCTTTAGCCATCGCTGGCCAG GCTCTTCTGGCCAGTGGTTACTCCCAAGGGAATTATGAACAAGCACGACTAGTGATTTATAGAGTTCTGCAG ATTGGTTTGGTAACTGGAATTGCTTTGGGTGTGATATTATCCCTTGGGTTTGGAGCTTTTTCCAGTTTGTTTAGTACAGATCCAGAAGTTCTGGGAGTTGTCTGGTCTGGCATTTGG TTTGTTGCTGGGTCTCAGCCGATGAATGCTCTTGCATTTGTTCTTGATGGGCTATATTATGGGGTTTCAGACTTTGGCTTTGCTGCCTACTCTATg GTGCTGGTTTCTCTGATTTCTTCTGTCTTCGTACTTGTGGCTGCTCCTGTATTTGGTCTCACTGGAGTCTGGGCAGGTTTATTTCTCTTCATGACCTTGCGTGTAGTGGCTGGAGTTTGGAG GCTGGGCACAAAAAGGGGACCGTGGGAAATGGTCTGGGTGAATTCGCAACAGGAAAGCGAGTGA
- the LOC7488720 gene encoding protein DETOXIFICATION 44, chloroplastic isoform X2, whose translation MEAINKLLASSLSSSRFLLSFPTKIQNTQTERERKKKKSNKMATVALSLKLLSIHNFHTNPSFISQKRNENLSAPLKTTVPRSSPPQNNSATTNTNTTTTKTTKTTSLDNNTPNEPKLKPTSVDSKPSSTSTSSLTDSVAILFTRLRDGVKIDEVGVEILSIALPAALALAADPIASLVDTAYVGHIGSVELAAVGVSISIFNLVSKLFNVPLLNITTSFVAEEQALISKNSVKDQEGKRVLPSVSTSLALAAAVGVAETVALSVGSGFLMNIMGIPVDSPMRVPAEQFLTLRAFGAPPIVIALAAQGTFRGFMDTKTPLYAIGAGNLLNAILDAIFIVVFGFGVGGAAVATVISEYLIAFILLWELNDKVQLISPNIDAREVVRYLNSGGLLIGRTIAVLLTMTLATSMAAREGPIQMAGHQICMQVWLAVSLLNDALAIAGQALLASGYSQGNYEQARLVIYRVLQIGLVTGIALGVILSLGFGAFSSLFSTDPEVLGVVWSGIWFVAGSQPMNALAFVLDGLYYGVSDFGFAAYSMVLVSLISSVFVLVAAPVFGLTGVWAGLFLFMTLRVVAGVWRLGTKRGPWEMVWVNSQQESE comes from the exons ATGGAAGCCATAAACAAACTTCTGGCTTCCAGCCTCTCTTCTTCTAGATTTTTACTTTCCTTTCCAACCAAAATTCAAAACAcgcaaacagagagagagagaaaaaaaaaaaaatcaaacaaaatggcCACAGTAGCTCTCTCACTCAAGCTTCTAAGCATACACAATTTCCACACAAATCCTTCCtttatttctcaaaaaagaaacgaaaatttaTCCGCTCCTTTAAAAACCACCGTCCCTAGATCATCACCTCCTCAAAACAACAGCGCAaccaccaacaccaacaccaccaccacgaAGACGACGAAAACGACGTCGCTTGATAACAATACCCCTAACGAACCGAAACTAAAACCGACTTCCGTTGACAGCAAACCTTCTTCAACTTCCACGTCATCTCTAACCGATTCGGTTGCTATTCTGTTTACTCGTCTCAG AGATGGAGTTAAAATTGACGAGGTTGGAGTGGAGATTTTATCAATTGCATTGCCGGCTGCTTTGGCCCTTGCTGCTGATCCTATTGCCTCACTTGTTGATACTGCTTATGTTGGTCATATCG GATCGGTTGAATTGGCAGCGGTTGGAGTGTCAATTTCGATATTTAATTTGGTTTCCAAGTTGTTTAATGTTCCTTTGCTTAATATTACTACTTCCTTTGTCGCCGAAGAGCAAGCATTGATTAGCAAAA aTTCGGTGAAGGATCAGGAAGGGAAGCGAGTTCTTCCTTCAGTTTCGACTTCTTTAGCgcttgctgctgctgttggtGTTGCAGAAACGGTGGCTCTCTCAGTTGGCTCGGGATTCTTGATGAATATCATGGGTATACCTGTT GATTCACCAATGCGAGTGCCAGCTGAGCAGTTTCTTACCTTGAGGGCCTTTGGTGCTCCACCCATTGTAATTGCACTTGCAGCACAAGGCACATTTCGAGGATTTATGGATACAAAGACACCCTTATATGCCATTG GTGCCGGCAACTTACTGAATGCAATATTGGATGCAATATTCATTGTTGTATTTGGTTTCGGTGTTGGTGGTGCTGCAGTTGCTACAGTGATTTCTGA ATATCTCATCGCTTTCATCCTTCTCTGGGAGTTGAATGACAAGGTGCAGCTAATCTCTCCAAACATTGATGCAAGGGAAGTTGTCCGCTATCTGAATTCTG GTGGTCTTCTTATTGGCAGGACCATTGCAGTGCTGTTAACAATGACATTAGCAACATCCATGGCAGCTAGGGAAGGCCCCATACAAATGGCAGGTCATCAAATTTGCATGCAAGTCTGGTTAGCTGTATCTTTGCTTAATGATGCTTTAGCCATCGCTGGCCAG GCTCTTCTGGCCAGTGGTTACTCCCAAGGGAATTATGAACAAGCACGACTAGTGATTTATAGAGTTCTGCAG ATTGGTTTGGTAACTGGAATTGCTTTGGGTGTGATATTATCCCTTGGGTTTGGAGCTTTTTCCAGTTTGTTTAGTACAGATCCAGAAGTTCTGGGAGTTGTCTGGTCTGGCATTTGG TTTGTTGCTGGGTCTCAGCCGATGAATGCTCTTGCATTTGTTCTTGATGGGCTATATTATGGGGTTTCAGACTTTGGCTTTGCTGCCTACTCTATg GTGCTGGTTTCTCTGATTTCTTCTGTCTTCGTACTTGTGGCTGCTCCTGTATTTGGTCTCACTGGAGTCTGGGCAGGTTTATTTCTCTTCATGACCTTGCGTGTAGTGGCTGGAGTTTGGAG GCTGGGCACAAAAAGGGGACCGTGGGAAATGGTCTGGGTGAATTCGCAACAGGAAAGCGAGTGA
- the LOC7460401 gene encoding dehydration-responsive element-binding protein 2B has protein sequence MSIDMEDSLRQSSALGFSSKNKKKWQRRRNGCESVEDTLAKWKKNNKLQITKVPGKGSKKGCMKGKGGPENKSCRYRGVRQRTWGKWVAEIREPVKKGSVTNKRRIRLWLGTFSTAIEAARAYDYAARAMYGPNAILNFPDYSHESGDQLGSLSSSMTATESKTTLDNYEDNKVERLKMGYCGSREVNKQSGSSGIYAVNESEEEVEKFQVAESSGRELKAEVWDLTNELMSSHHVEAEAPVLRGEMDGDLAEIVESWGCHGIDDRYDFLQNETENVEYKLKNEIAESRLSNRLHECLSSDHDMRTDRKSFYDAQMPLTTGEEFSGLTVGNSNHFEARHDEIDLGLCNPEIDIKPFIQGIPDSSALKGERNYGYVHGEVHAASQLQSGRPPELSWQLQSGRPPELSWQLQSPGTNLPGSLSYIQEADLGGGCNFDLSKQDINWGLVGEPELLINWGLVGEPELLDPWFPELQF, from the coding sequence ATGAGTATTGACATGGAAGATTCGTTGAGACAGAGTTCTGCGCTTGGGTTTAGCagcaagaacaagaagaagtgGCAGAGAAGGCGGAATGGTTGTGAATCAGTAGAAGATACACTTGCAAAgtggaagaaaaacaacaaacttCAGATAACCAAGGTTCCAGGCAAGGGGTCGAAGAAAGGTTGCATGAAAGGAAAAGGTGGCCCAGAGAATAAGAGCTGTAGATATAGAGGTGTTAGGCAGAGAACTTGGGGCAAGTGGGTTGCTGAAATTAGAGAGCCTGTCAAAAAAGGCAGCGTAACGAACAAACGAAGAATTAGACTCTGGCTGGGTACATTTTCTACTGCTATTGAAGCTGCTCGTGCTTATGATTATGCTGCAAGAGCCATGTATGGTCCTAATGCCATACTCAATTTCCCAGACTACTCTCATGAATCAGGGGATCAGTTGGGTAGCTTATCGTCTTCGATGACTGCAACTGAGTCTAAAACAACACTGGATAACTATGAGGATAATAAGGTTGAGAGATTGAAGATGGGTTATTGTGGGTCAAGAGAAGTAAATAAACAATCAGGCTCTTCTGGGATTTATGCTGTCAATGAATCGGAGGAGGAAGTTGAGAAATTTCAGGTGGCAGAGAGCAGTGGAAGGGAGTTGAAAGCTGAGGTATGGGATTTAACAAATGAATTGATGTCTTCTCATCATGTTGAAGCTGAAGCACCCGTATTGAGGGGAGAAATGGATGGAGACCTTGCAGAAATTGTGGAATCTTGGGGCTGTCATGGTATCGACGACAGATATGATTTCTTGCAGAATGAGACTGAAAATgtagaatataaattaaagaatgagATTGCGGAATCCAGATTGAGCAACAGACTCCATGAATGCTTGTCTTCCGACCATGATATGAGAACTGATCGTAAATCTTTCTATGATGCTCAGATGCCATTAACGACGGGAGAAGAGTTTTCAGGCTTGACAGTTGGCAACTCTAACCACTTTGAGGCCAGGCATGATGAAATAGACCTGGGTTTATGCAATCCAGAAATTGATATCAAGCCTTTTATCCAAGGTATTCCCGACAGTTCTGCTTTAAAGGGAGAGAGGAATTATGGGTATGTTCACGGCGAGGTTCATGCTGCAAGCCAGTTACAGAGTGGAAGGCCACCTGAACTCTCCTGGCAGTTACAGAGTGGACGGCCACCTGAACTCTCCTGGCAGTTGCAGAGCCCAGGAACAAATCTACCAGGGAGCTTGAGCTACATTCAGGAGGCAGATTTAGGCGGGGGCTGTAATTTTGATCTGTCGAAGCAGGACATCAACTGGGGCTTAGTTGGAGAGCCAGAATTGCTCATCAACTGGGGCTTAGTTGGAGAGCCAGAATTGCTTGATCCCTGGTTCCCTGAATTACAATTCTAG
- the LOC7488721 gene encoding uncharacterized protein LOC7488721: MDDLPFQKITISGPTLSALMHRITTSLGDVDGLLFGHVTHLTPSTLTDDNTPQNPDSNVIATITSFFCPNIPLSFYDSLGRVDSVTLHRLVSPTTHQSNSSSSTSNFLGWFSARRKSPIRPSMREFCVSQSLSRLKTAAKGEKDLNPCVFLLFTTPVQGELLYHTHEYRAYQFRVNSRCFDPKSIGIDNIGPDFRGNYGCFSPNSPFPELKCASAMNDEVGEGLNRMDRVLNDQKELDMVAEGFCVKDLGKLMGSETLNSTMSLEDLYEKMLGKLDNLARQVEKSNAKVLEMENHNRKLRYKIARPVPE, encoded by the exons atGGACGATCTTCCATTCCAAAAGATCACAATATCAGGCCCCACATTATCCGCCTTGATGCACCGCATCACCACTTCCCTCGGCGACGTGGACGGTCTCTTATTCGGCCACGTAACCCATCTCACCCCTTCTACCCTCACCGACGACAACACTCCCCAAAACCCCGATTCTAACGTAATCGCTACGATTACCTCCTTCTTCTGCCCTAATATCCCTCTCTCCTTCTACGACTCGCTCGGCCGAGTCGACTCAGTGACTCTCCACCGACTCGTCTCCCCAACAACTCATCAAAGCAATAGTAGCAGTAGCACCAGTAATTTTCTCGGCTGGTTTTCCGCGAGAAGGAAGTCCCCAATCCGCCCTTCGATGAGGGAATTCTGCGTTTCGCAATCTTTGAGCCGCCTTAAGACGGCGGCGAAGGGTGAGAAGGATTTGAATCCGTgcgtatttttgttatttaccaCGCCAGTACAAGGCGAGTTGTTGTACCATACGCATGAGTATCGCGCGTATCAGTTTCGGGTTAATTCAAGGTGTTTTGACCCGAAATCGATTGGGATTGATAACATTGGGCCGGATTTTCGAGGAAACTACGGGTGTTTTAGCCCTAATTCGCCGTTTCCGGAGTTGAAGTGTGCATCGGCGATGAATGATGAGGTGGGGGAGGGTTTGAATAGGATGGATAGGGTTTTAAATGATCAAAAGGAGTTGGATATGGTTGCAGAAGGGTTTTGTGTTAAGGATTTAGGGAAGTTGATGGGATCGGAGACGCTGAATTCTACAATGAGTTTGGAGGATTTGTATGAGAAAATGTTGGGTAAGCTTGACAATTTGGCTAGGCAAGTTGAGAAGAGTAATGCTAAGGTGTTGGAGATG GAAAATCATAATAGGAAACTGAGGTACAAAATTGCCAGGCCTGTACCAGAATAA
- the LOC7488722 gene encoding probably inactive leucine-rich repeat receptor-like protein kinase IMK2 — protein MENTCHSRDKCFLCAHLCLFLLVFLPQFASSQKGDGVAVTQSDYRSLRAIKNELIDFKGFLRSWNDSGYGACSGRWVGIKCVKGQVIAIQLPWKGLGGRISEKIGQLQALRKISLHDNVLGGTVPSSLGFLRNLRGVYLFNNRLSGSIPPSLGNCPVLQSLDVSNNSLIGTIPPSLTNSTKLYRLNLSFNSLMGSIPVGLTQSPSLIFLAIQHNNLTGPIPDSWGSKGNYSSLLQFLTLDHNRISGTIPVSLSKLALLQEISLSHNQLSGAIPYEMGSLSRLQKLDISNNAFSGSIPFSFSNLTSLFSMNLEGNRLDNQIPEGFDRLHNLSMLNLKNNRFKGPIPASIGNISSINQLDLAQNNFSGEIPASLARLANLTYFNVSYNNLSGSVPSSIAKKFNSSSFVGNLQLCGYSISTPCPSPPPEILPAPTKGSPKHHHRKLSTKDIILIAAGILLVVLLLLCSILLCCLMKKRSASKEKSGKTTTRGLPGKGEKTGAVAGPEVESGGEMGGKLVHFDGPFLFTADDLLCATAEIMGKSTYGTAYKATLEDGNQVAVKRLREKTTKGQREFETEAAALGKIRHPNLLALRAYYLGPKGEKLLVFDYMHKGSLASYLHARGPETTVNWPTRMNIAIGVARGLNHLHSQENIIHGNLTSSNVLLDEQTNAHIADFGLSRLMTAAANTNVIATAGTLGYRAPELSKLKNASTKTDVYSLGVIILELLTGKSPGEPMNGMDLPQWVASIVKEEWTNEVFDLEIMRDAQTIGDDELLNTLKLALHCVDPTPAARPEAEQVVQQLEEIKPELAAAAAAAAADEGAEVPPTTE, from the exons ATGGAAAATACTTGTCATTCCCGCGACAAGTGCTTTCTGTGTGCACACTTATGCTTGTTTCTACTAGTTTTTTTGCCCCAGTTTGCTTCGAGCCAAAAAGGGGACGGCGTAGCTGTCACCCAATCAGATTATCGATCTCTTCGAGCTATAAAGAATGAACTGATTGACTTCAAAGGGTTTTTACGCAGCTGGAATGATAGTGGATATGGAGCTTGCTCTGGTAGGTGGGTAGGAATCAAATGTGTCAAAGGACAGGTTATTGCTATCCAGCTTCCTTGGAAGGGACTAGGTGGCAGAATCTCCGAGAAGATTGGTCAGCTTCAAGCACTCAGAAAGATTAGTTTACATGACAATGTTCTTGGTGGTACTGTCCCTTCTTCTCTTGGTTTTCTTCGCAATCTTAGAGGAGTTTACCTCTTCAACAACCGGCTTTCAGGTTCTATTCCTCCCTCACTTGGTAACTGTCCTGTTCTTCAGAGTCTTGATGTAAGTAACAATTCACTCATTGGTACAATTCCTCCAAGTCTTACAAATTCTACTAAGTTATATAGACTTAATTTGAGCTTTAATTCGTTAATGGGGTCGATCCCAGTTGGTCTTACTCAATCCCCTTCTCTCATATTCCTTGCTATCCAACACAACAACCTCACTGGGCCAATCCCAGATTCTTGGGGGAGTAAAGGGAACTATTCTTCTCTCCTTCAGTTCTTGACCCTTGATCATAATCGCATTTCTGGAACTATTCCTGTTAGTCTTAGCAAGTTGGCTTTACTTCAAGAGATTTCTCTTAGTCACAATCAGCTTTCTGGGGCCATACCTTATGAAATGGGGAGTCTCTCAAGGCTCCAAAAGCTAGATATTTCAAACAATGCTTTCAGTGGAAGCATTCCATTTAGCTTCTCCAATTTAACCTCGTTATTCTCTATGAATCTTGAGGGAAACCGTCTAGACAATCAGATCCCAGAAGGTTTTGATAGATTGCATAACCTCTCAATGCTAAACCTGAAAAACAATCGGTTCAAAGGCCCTATCCCAGCTTCTATTGGAAACATTTCTAGCATCAACCAGCTTGATTTAGCCCAAAATAATTTTAGTGGAGAAATTCCAGCTTCTCTTGCTCGCCTAGCCAATCTCACTTATTTCAATGTTTCTTACAACAACCTTTCTGGTTCTGTTCCCTCTTCTATTGCTAAAAAGTTCAATTCAAGCTCCTTTGTGGGAAACCTTCAGCTATGTGGCTATAGCATTTCAACCCCATGTCCTTCACCCCCTCCAGAAATTCTTCCAGCTCCAACAAAAGGATCACCGAAACATCATCACCGAAAACTTAGCACCAAAGACATCATCCTCATAGCGGCTGGTATCCTCTTAGTTGTGCTGCTGCTTCTCTGTTCCATTCTGCTCTGTTGTTTGATGAAGAAAAGGTCTGCTTCTAAAGAAAAGAGTGGCAAAACTACTACGCGGGGGCTCCCAGGGAAAGGTGAGAAAACAGGCGCTGTGGCAGGTCCTGAAGTTGAATCTGGAGGTGAAATGGGTGGGAAGTTAGTCCACTTTGATGGCCCATTTTTGTTTACAGCAGATGACTTGTTGTGTGCAACTGCGGAGATAATGGGGAAGAGCACTTACGGAACAGCATACAAGGCAACATTAGAGGATGGAAATCAAGTTGCGGTGAAAAGGTTGAGGGAGAAGACTACAAAGGGGCAGAGGGAGTTTGAGACTGAGGCTGCTGCTCTTGGAAAGATTAGGCACCCAAATCTCTTAGCACTAAGGGCTTATTATTTAGGTCCCAAAGGAGAGAAGCTTCTTGTTTTTGACTACATGCATAAAGGGAGCCTTGCATCCTACCTCCATG CTCGTGGGCCTGAAACCACTGTCAATTGGCCAACAAGGATGAACATAGCCATTGGCGTTGCGCGTGGACTAAATCACCTCCACAGCCAAGAGAACATCATTCATGGGAATCTCACATCAAGCAACGTATTACTGGACGAGCAAACTAATGCACACATTGCAGACTTTGGCCTCTCCAGGCTCATGACTGCTGCTGCCAACACGAATGTGATTGCCACTGCTGGAACACTCGGCTATCGAGCACCAGAGCTCTCAAAACTCAAGAACGCCAGCACGAAGACTGATGTGTACAGCCTCGGGGTGATCATTTTAGAGCTTTTGACTGGGAAATCACCAGGTGAACCAATGAATGGCATGGATTTGCCACAATGGGTTGCATCAATAGTGAAGGAAGAGTGGACTAATGAAGTCTTTGATTTAGAGATTATGAGGGATGCACAAACTATAGGTGATGATGAGTTGCTTAACACTTTGAAATTAGCTCTGCATTGTGTTGATCCCACACCAGCAGCTCGTCCTGAAGCCGAACAAGTTGTTCAGCAACTTGAGGAGATTAAGCCAGAgctagctgctgctgctgctgctgctgctgctgatgaaGGAGCCGAAGTCCCACCAACAACTGAATAA
- the LOC7488723 gene encoding PRA1 family protein B4, whose translation MSSQSPPVLPITNLQPTTTTTTTATASQPPLPPHALRAFLNNITESVRNGFSQRRPFTELIDRSAFSKPESISEATTRIRKNYAYFRINYLAAIFVILAFSLLTNPFSLLLLVGLLCSWLFLYLFRASDQPLVLFGRTFSDRETLGILIVLSVFVVFLTNVGSVIISALLVGVGIVCAHGAFRVPEDLFLDDVQENASTGFLSSFLGGAASNVVASAAPIVAAARA comes from the coding sequence ATGTCGTCTCAATCTCCGCCAGTCCTCCCTATCACAAACCTCCaaccaaccaccaccaccaccaccaccgctaCAGCTTCCCAACCACCACTCCCTCCACACGCCTTACGCGCATTCCTTAACAACATAACCGAATCCGTCCGCAACGGCTTCTCCCAACGCCGCCCCTTTACCGAACTAATCGACCGATCCGCTTTCTCCAAACCCGAATCCATATCCGAAGCCACAACCCGGATCCGCAAAAACTACGCCTATTTCCGCATCAATTACCTCGCCGCCATTTTCGTAATCCTCGCATTCTCCCTCCTTACTAACCCCTtctccctcctcctcctcgtcGGTCTCCTCTGCTCCTGGCTTTTCTTGTATCTCTTCCGCGCTTCCGATCAGCCTCTGGTCCTCTTCGGCCGGACATTCAGTGACCGTGAAACGCTCGGGATTCTAATCGTTCTGAGCGTTTTCGTGGTTTTTCTAACGAACGTTGGATCAGTGATCATCTCGGCGCTTTTGGTCGGTGTGGGGATTGTCTGTGCTCATGGCGCTTTTCGTGTTCCTGAGGATCTTTTCTTGGATGATGTTCAAGAAAACGCGAGTACAGGGTTCTTGTCTTCATTCCTCGGTGGCGCTGCCTCTAATGTTGTCGCCTCCGCCGCTCCTATTGTGGCTGCCGCCCGTGCTTGA